From one Pseudopipra pipra isolate bDixPip1 chromosome 2, bDixPip1.hap1, whole genome shotgun sequence genomic stretch:
- the TPI1 gene encoding triosephosphate isomerase, producing MAPRKFFVGGNWKMNGDKKSLGELIHTLNGAKLSADTEVVCGAPSIYLDFARQKLDAKIAVAAQNCYKVPKGAFTGEISPAMIKDIGAAWVILGHSERRHVFGESDELIGQKVAHALAEGLGVIACIGEKLDEREAGITEKVVFEQTKAIADNVKDWSKVVLAYEPVWAIGTGKTATPQQAQEVHEKLRGWLKSHVSDAVAQSTRIIYGGSVTGSNCKELASQHDVDGFLVGGASLKPEFVDIINAKH from the exons ATGGCGCCCAGGAAGTTCTTCGTGGGGGGCAACTGGAAGATGAACGGCGACAAGAAGAGCCTGGGCGAGCTCATCCACACGCTGAACGGCGCCAAGCTCTCCGCCGACACCG AGGTGGTTTGTGGAGCCCCTTCCATCTACCTTGACTTTGCCCGTCAGAAGCTTGATGCAAAGATTGCAGTTGCAGCACAGAACTGTTATAAGGTACCAAAGGGTGCTTTCACAGGAGAGATCAG CCCAGCAATGATCAAAGATATTGGAGCTGCATGGGTGATCCTGGGCCACTCAGAGCGGAGGCATGTTTTTGGAGAGTCTGATGAG TTGATTGGGCAGAAGGTGGCTCATGCTCTGGCTGAGGGCCTTGGAGTCATTGCCTGCATTGGAGAGAAGCTGGATGAGAGAGAAGCTGGCATAACAGAGAAGGTGGTTTTTGAACAGACCAAGGCTATTGCTg ATAATGTGAAGGACTGGAGTAAAGTGGTTCTTGCCTATGAGCCAGTTTGGGCTATTGGAACTGGTAAAACTGCAACTCCCCAACAG GCTCAGGAAGTTCACGAGAAGCTGCGGGGGTGGCTGAAAAGCCATGTGTCTGATGCTGTTGCTCAGTCAACTAGGATTATCTATGGCG GTTCAGTCACTGGTAGCAACTGTAAGGAGCTGGCCTCTCAGCATGATGTGGATGGCTTCCTTGTTGGTGGAGCTTCTCTCAAGCCAGAGTTTGTGGATATTATCAATGCCAAACACTGA
- the LRRC23 gene encoding leucine-rich repeat-containing protein 23, producing MEDDEQEGDEHSPEKEEEEGEKEEGEEEEKKEEEVPAPCPLTEEVLKEGLSLLSKTGNGLAHTYVKFEAKGKNLTDISVLKSFIHLRYVDLSENKLQDLSPLSSLTELLWLKVDGNLLTSACMQELSYLQVISFDRNRIKDMEGITHPRLATLSLKENKIQTMLGLSKDQLFSLEVLELRGNKLKTTAGLSLPKLKKLYLAQTNIRSLEGLEGLEQLETLHLRDNKLETLDGFSSSMKCLQYLNLRNNGISSFQEVEKLQVLPMLQALVLLDNPCADEPSYRLEVLALLPHLQRLDKEVVEQDEREEAMKIRQTRQEEKEKEMEGSLKDDASLQEMEESQGDGVTE from the exons ATGGAGGACGACGAGCAAGAGGGGGACGAGCACAGCcctgagaaggaggaggaagagggggagaaggaggagggggaggaagaggagaagaaggaagaagag gtgCCGGCTCCCTGTCCTCTGACGGAGGAAGTACTGAAGGAGGGCCTGTCTCTCCTCAGTAAGACGGGCAACGGGCTGGCCCACACCTACGTGAAGTTTGAAGCCAAAGGAAA GAACTTGACAGACATCAGCGTGCTCAAAAGCTTCATTCACCTGCGGTATGTGGATTTGTCAGAGAACAAGCTGCAAGATTTGTCTCCACTGAGCAGCCTAACAGAGCTGCTTTGGCTGAAGGTGGATGGGAACCTGCTCACCAGTGCCTGCATGCAGGAGCTGTCCTATCTCCAGGTCATCAGCTTTGATCGAAACCGCATCAAGGATATGGAAGGCATTACTCACCCCCGCTTAGCCACCCTCAGCCTGAAAG aaaataaaatccagacAATGCTGGGCCTGAGTAAGGAccagttgttcagcctggaagtCCTGGAGCTGCGAGGAAACAAACTAAAGACCACAGCAGGGCTCAGTCTTCCCAAGCTCAAGAAACTCTATCTG GCCCAGACCAACATCCGCAGCCTTGAAGGCCTCGAGGGACTCGAGCAGCTGGAGACTCTGCACCTGCGTGACAACAAGCTGGAGACCCTGGATGGATTCTCCAGTAGCATGAAGTGCCTGCAGTATCTCAATCTACG GAACAATGGGATCAGTAGCTTTCAGGAAGTGGAAAAACTGCAGGTCCTTCCCATGCTGCAGGCACTGGTGCTGTTGGACAATCCATGTGCTGATGAACCCAGTTACCGGCTGGAGGTCCTTGCTCTGCTGCCACACCTGCAACGCCTTGACAAGGAAGTAGTTGAGCAAGATGAGCGGGAAGAGGCGATGAAAATTCGTCAGAcaaggcaggaagaaaaagaaaag GAAATGGAAGGATCTCTCAAGGATGATGCGTCTCTTCAGGAAATGGAAGAATCACAAGGGGATGGTGTGACTGAGTGA
- the ENO2 gene encoding gamma-enolase yields the protein MAVERIHAREILDSRGNPTVEVDLYTHKGMFRAAVPSGASTGIYEALELRDNDKSRFLGKGVLQAVDHINSTVAPALVGSGLSVVDQEKIDNLMLEMDGTENKSKFGANAILGVSLAVCKAGAAEKDVPLYRHIADLAGNSDLILPVPAFNVINGGSHAGNKLAMQEFMILPVGAESFRDAMRIGAEVYHNLKSVIKEKYGKDATNVGDEGGFAPNILENSEALELLKEAIDKAGYTDKIVIGMDVAASEFYRDGKYDLDFKSPDDPSRYISGDELGDLYQSFVRDYPVVSIEDPFDQDDWEAWTKFTANVGIQIVGDDLTVTNPKRIERAVEEKACNCLLLKVNQIGSVTEAIQACKLAQENGWGVMVSHRSGETEDTFIADLVVGLCTGQIKTGAPCRSERLAKYNQLMRIEEELGDEARFAGHNFRNPSVL from the exons ATGGCAGTCGAGAGGATCCATGCCCGGGAGATCCTGGACTCCCGTGGGAACCCCACCGTTGAGGTGGACTTGTACACACACAAAG GCATGTTTCGAGCAGCAGTCCCCAGCGGCGCATCCACTGGTATCTACGAAGCGCTGGAGCTGAGAGACAATGACAAGTCACGTTTCCTTGGAAAAG GGGTCCTGCAGGCCGTGGATCATATCAACAGCACTGTCGCCCCAGCTCTCGTGGGCTCT ggcctctctgtCGTGGATCAAGAGAAGATAGACAATCTGATGCTTGAGATGGATGGCACAGAGAACAAAT CCAAGTTTGGTGCCAATGCTATCCTGGGAGTTTCGCTGGCTGTGTGCAAGGCGGGAGCTGCAGAGAAGGATGTCCCCCTGTACCGGCACATTGCTGACCTGGCCGGCAACTCCGACCTCATCCTTCCTGTGCCA GCTTTCAATGTGATCAATGGAGGTTCCCACGCAGGCAACAAACTGGCCATGCAGGAGTTCATGATCCTGCCTGTGGGAGCTGAAAGCTTCCGCGATGCCATGCGTATCGGGGCTGAGGTCTATCACAACCTCAAGAGTGTCATCAAGGAGAAGTATGGCAAAGATGCTACCAACGTGGGTGATGAGGGAGGCTTTGCCCCCAACATCCTGGAAAATAGCGAAG CTCTGGAGCTCCTCAAGGAAGCTATTGACAAGGCGGGCTACACGGACAAGATTGTCATTGGTATGGATGTGGCAGCCTCTGAGTTCTATCGTGATGGCAAATATGACCTGGACTTCAAGTCCCCAGATGACCCAAGCCGCTACATTTCTGGAGATGAGCTGGGTGACCTCTACCAAAGCTTCGTACGTGATTATCcag tggTCTCCATTGAGGATCCCTTTGACCAAGATGACTGGGAGGCCTGGACCAAGTTCACTGCCAATGTGGGGATTCAGATAGTGGGAGATGACCTGACAGTGACAAACCCCAAGCGCATCGAGCGAGCTGTTGAAGAGAAAGCCTGCAACTGCCTCCTGCTGAAAGTCAACCAGATTGGATCCGTCACAGAGGCCATCCAAGC CTGCAAGTTGGCCCAGGAGAATGGCTGGGGTGTGATGGTGAGCCACCGATCTGGGGAGACTGAAGACACCTTCATCGCTGATCTGGTTGTAGGACTGTGCACTGGGCAG ATAAAGACGGGTGCTCCCTGCAGGTCTGAACGCCTGGCTAAATACAACCAGCTCATGAG GATTGAGGAAGAGCTTGGTGATGAAGCACGCTTCGCCGGACACAACTTTCGCAATCCAAGTGTTCTTTGA